The region AACTACTATTGCATGTCTGTAATGAAGACGATTTTTCTAAACTTCCCATTCCGTTTTTCTGTATTGGTACAGATGTAGAAACTGGACAGCAAGTTATCTTAGATAAAGGTAATTTACCTCAAGCAGTAAAAGCTAGTGGAGCATTCCCATCGTTATTTCAACCAGTGGAAATTGATGGAAAGCTATTGATAGATGGAGGTGTAGTCAATAACTACCCTATTAAAGAACTTAGAGAAAAAGGAGTCGATATAATTATTGGTGTAGATGTTCAAGATGGTTTAGCAAATCGTACGGACTTATCTTCTGCACCACAAATACTATTTCAAATTAATAACTTTAGGACGATTAATGACATGAAAATTAAGTCCAAAGAAACAGATATTTACATTAAACCAGATATTACAAAATTTAATGTTGTATCATTTGATGATGGTAGGCAAATAATTGATAACGGTCATATAGCAGCGATTGAAAAGATAGAAGTTTTAAAGCAATTAAAATTGAATCAACTAAAAAAGCCTCCTATTAGGCGAACTATGACTTCTCCAGATAGTTTGCAAATAAATTATATTGAAACTAATGGAATTGACAAATATACGAGATCATACATTTTAGGTAAATTAGATTTGAGACCTTACTCCAAGGTAGCTTATCAAGATTTATCCAAAGGAGCCAACAATGTTGTAGCAACAAATAATTTTGACAATTTTTTTTATGAGTTAAAGTTAGAGGATAATAAGGGTTATAGAATTATTACAGATGTTTCTGAAACCAAAAAAACTACATTCTTAAAATTAGGTTTACATTATGATGGATTGTACAAAAGTGCTATGTTGGCCAATGTTACTAAAAAACAGTTTTTATTAAAAAATGATGTAGCTTCTCTAGATTTAATTGTGGGTGACCATGTTAGATATAATTTTGATTATTTTATAGATAAAGGTATATATTGGAGTATAGGGTTAAGCTCTAGATATAGCGAGTTTGATCAAGCTTTTGTGGCTAATGCTTTTTTAACACCTGCTCAAATGGCTAGCTCAGGAATTAATAAAATTAGTACAGATGTTTCAGATTTAACTAACCAATTTTATTTGCAAACATTATTTAGAAATGATTTGGTTTTTACCGTAGGTGCAGAGCATAAAAAGTTAAAAATAAAAACCGAAACTATCTTATCTTCTCAAAATCAAAATGAAACAGTTTTTGAAAACAGTAATTACCTTAGCCTTTTTGGAGCTTTAAAGTTTGATACTTATGACAGTAAATATTTTCCAACTGAAGGAATTTATTTTTCAGCAGAGGGTAACTATTATCTATACTCTTCAGATTTTTCAAGCACATTTTCGCCATTCACTATCCTTAAAGCAGATTTAGGCTATGCATTTAAAATTAACGACAAATTGTCTTTAAACCTAACATCCGATGGAGGATTTAAAATTAACCCTAAAGCTAACCGTTTCTTAGACTTTGTACTTGGTGGTTATGGTAATAATTTCATCAATAATTTTAAGCCATTTTATGGTTATGATTTTTTATCAATAGCTGCAGATTCTTACATTAAAGGAGGAATTAATTTAGATTATCAATTTTTTCCTAAAAATCATATTATGTTAAGTGCAAACTATGCCAATGTAGAAGATAGACTATATGATACTGGAAATTGGTTCTCTTTACCAGATTATTCAGGCTATGCAATTGGTTATTCTTTTCAGTCATTTTTAGGACCAATAGAAGCTAAATACACTTTTTCACCAGAAACAAAGCAAAGCTATTGGTTTTTTAATTTAGGATACTGGTTTTAGTCTTGTTTTTGATAGAAAAACGCTTCACAAACTCATAAAAATTCACGATATTTGTTAGATTATGGTAACAATTTGGAACAACTTATTATCACATCTAAAATTCTTGATTAAACGTAATCCGGAATGAGTGCCCTACCTTGTTAAGCATTTAGTCAGACGTCAATTGTATTATCATGACGCTCTTATATTCAATCTAAAAACTAAAGAAAATGCCATTTTATCATAAACTAGGAAAAATACCACCTAAAAGACACACCCAATTCCGTAAGCCAGATGGCTCTTTGTATGCTGAGCAATTATTTGGAACTATAGGATTTGATGGTATGTCAACAAACTCGTATCATGAGCATAGACCAACCCAAGTAAAAGCTATAAAAAAACAATATAGTGTTGCACCTAAAATTGCAAGAGCCAATCATATACAATCCTATCGTTTAAAAGGGTTTCAAGTGAAGCCAGAAAACGATTATTTAGAATCGCGTAAAACAGTATTAATTAATAGCGATTGTAGTATTATTTTAGCTGCGCCAAAACAATCTACTAACGATTATTTTTATAAAAATACAGATGCAGACGAGCTTATTTTTATACATAAAGGTAAAGGTAAATTAAGAACTCATTTAGGGAATCTTGATTTTAAATATGGTGACTATTTGTTGGTACCTCGTGGGATTATTTACAAAATAGATTTTGACACAGAAGACAACCGCTTATTTATTGTTGAGTCTAAAAGACCAATATACACACCAAAAAGATACCGTAACTGGTTTGGACAATTGTTAGAGCATTCACCATTTTGCGAACGTGATTTAAGACAACCTCAAGAGTTGGAAACACACAATGAAAAAGGAGATTTTTTAATGAAAGTTAAAAAGCAAGACGATATTTTCGAGATGGTATATGCTACACATCCATTTGATGTGGTTGGATATGATGGTTATAATTATCCGTATGCGTTTTCAATTCATGATTTCGAACCTATTACAGGACGCATTCATCAACCACCACCAGTACATCAAACTTTTGAAACCGATGCATTTGTAGTGTGTAGCTTTGTCCCAAGGTTATACGACTATCATCCAGATAGTATTCCTGCACCATACAACCATAGTAATATTGATAGTGATGAGGTATTGTATTATGTAGACGGAGATTTTATGTCACGTAATGATGTTGCAGCAGGACATATTTCCTTACATCCAGCAGGTATACCACATGGACCACATCCAGGCGCAACAGAACGTAGTATAGGAAAAGTTAAAACAGACGAGTTAGCAGTAATGGTAGATACATTTAAACCACTAATGATAACTGAAGAAGCATTAAAAATTGCTGATGAGGAGTATTATAAATCTTGGTTAGAATAAATTCTTAAAAAAAGCGAGATAAGAGAAACAAGAATAACGGAAAATCAAATAAACTCATCCACAAATAAACTTTAAAAAATGAGTAAAAAAATAGAATCAGTAAACTACGGTTTAGAAAAAATATTTGAAGGCGCACAAGACTTTTTACCACTTTTAGGTACAGATTATGTCGAGTTTTATGTAGGTAACGCCAAACAAGCTGCGCACTTTTACAAAACAGCATTTGGCTTTCAGTCACACGCATACAGAGGTTTAGAAACGGGATCAAAAGACACAGTAAGTTATGTCTTAACTCAAGATAAAATTAAGCTAATGCTTACCACGCCTTTAAACAGTAAATCAAAAATTAACGAGCATATTGTTAAGCATGGAGATGGAGTTAAAATTGTTGCACTTTGGGTTGAAGATGCCAAACAAGCTTATAAAGAAACAACATCTAGAGGTGCAAAGTCTTACATGGAACCAACAGTTGAAAAAGATGAACATGGTGAAGTCGTTAGAGCAGGAATATACACTTACGGAGAGACAGTACACATGTTTGTAGAACGTAAAAATTATAATGGTGCCTTTTTACCAGGTTTTCAAAAATGGGAGTCTGACTACAACCCTCCAACAGCAGGATTAAAGTATATTGATCATATGGTTGGTAACGTAGGTTGGAACCAAATGAATGTTTGGGTAAAATGGTATGAAGACGTCATGGGATTTGAAAACTTCTTATCTTTTGACGATAAACAAATCCATACAGAATACTCAGCTTTGATGAGTAAAGTAATGTCTAATGGGAATGGACGTATTAAATTCCCAATCAACGAGCCAGCAAAAGGAAAAAAACGTTCTCAAATAGAAGAGTATTTAGACTTTTATGAAGGTGCTGGTGTACAACATATTGCTGTAGCAACAGATGATATTATAAAAACGGTATCTCAATTACGTGCTAACGGTGTAGAATTTTTATCCACACCTCCAGAAGAATATTATAGAGCAGTTCCTGGTCGTTTAGAAGAATTTAGTCATGAGCTAAGAGAGGATATCGAAAAATTAAAAAGCTTGGGTATTATGATTGATGCTGACGAAGAAGGGTATTTACTTCAAATTTTTACAAAACCAGTACAAGACAGGCCTACCTTATTTTTTGAAATCATCCAACGTATGGGAGCACGAGGGTTTGGAGCTGGAAACTTTAAAGCATTATTCGAATCTATCGAACGTGAGCAAGCCAAACGTGGTACGCTTTAACAAAACTTTATAGGTTTAATATCAAAAAAATGCCATCAAATATTAAGATGGCATTTTTTTGTTTTATATTTTTGGAATAGTAATTGTATTCTAAGTTATAAATAACCAATAACTTATTAAATTAAGTTATATAATTACTTTAGTTATGAAAAAACAAATACTCTTAATATTATCAATTCTTACAATAACTTTTACTGTTGCTTCTAATCCAGAACCTGCATTTAAAGGTGGTGAATGGTTTAAATTTAAAATGAGTTATAGTGGCTTTCTAAAAGCAGGTAATGCAACATTACAAGTTAATGAGACCACATTAAATGGTAAACCAGTATTTCACGTGGTTGGAAAAGGTTGGACAACCGGAATGATTAAATGGTTTTTTAAAGTAGAAGATCGTTACGAGAGTTATTTTGATAAAACCACTATTTTGCCTTACAAGTTTATTAGAAATATTGACGAAGGTGGTCATAAAAAAAATATCGAAATAAAATTTGATCAAGAAAACAGAAAAGCACTAGTTTACAATAAAAAGCATGATACAAAAAAGACTGTAGATACAAATGCAAACGTACAGGATATGGTGTCAACGTTTTACTATCTTAGAAATAAGTTAGATACTAACACACTTAAAGTTGGTGACGAAATAAAACTTGACATGTTTTTTGACGAAGAAAACTATGGATTTAAGCTTAAGTTTTTAGGTAAAGAAAATTTAGATACAAATTTCGGAACTGTTGAAACACTAATGTTTAGACCATATGTTATGGCTGGTCGTGTTTTTAAAGAAGAAGAAAGTTTAACACTTTGGGTCTCCAATGACAAAAATAAAATACCTTTACGTATCAAAGCAGACTTAGCTGTAGGATCTTTAAGAGCAGATTTAGAAGCTTTTAAAGGACTAAAACACAGTTTTAAAATTATAGCAGACAATTAATTTGTAATGAGTGTAGACCAAAAATTAACTAACCAATTAGTAGATAAATACAAAGCACTTGACCAAAATGTAAATACACATTTAGACGGTCTTTTGCACAGTAAGCCTATTGATTATTGGGATTATATTCAGACAGATGCCTTATTAAATCTTCAAGTACAACGTACCACGCTACCAGATGAGATGGTGTTTTTAATGTATCATCAGGTTAACGAGTTATTGTTTAAAATGATTCTCTGGGAAATTGATCAAGTTGCACATAAAGAAAATATTACCGCAGCTTATTTTGAAACTAAAATCATGCGTATAAGTCGCTATTTTGATGTGTTAACATCATCCTTTACCGTTATGAAAGACGGTATGGATGTCGATCAATACAATAAGTTTCGTAATACATTAACACCAGCTAGTGGGTTTCAGTCAGCACAATACCGTAAAATAGAATTTGCTTCAACCGAGTTGATTAATCTTATAGATAACCGTTTTAGAGAAACCATAGACCGCAACACCTCTTTTGAACATGCTTTTGAGCATTTATATTGGCAAGCAGCAGGAAAAGACTACAAAACAGGAAAAAAAAGCTACACATTAACAGTTTTTGAAGCTAAATACAAAGACGAATTTATTAGATTTGCAGAATTCTATAACACGCACAATTTGTGGACTATTTTTAAAGGATTACCGCAAGACGTTAAAGAAGACGAAGATTTAATTAAAGCCATGCGCCATTATGATTACACGGTAAACATTACTTGGGTCATGGCACATTATAATACAGCAAATCACTATTTGAATATAGGTGGTAAAACTGCTGAAGCAACAGGAGGAAGCGAATGGGTAAAATATATGCATCCAAAATATCAAAGACGAATATTTTTTCCAGACTTATGGACCGAACAAGAATTGCAAGATTGGGGCAAAAATGTCTGATTTTAGTATGTCTTTTCCTAACAATTAATAGTTGCAAAAAAGAAGAACGAGAACCTGTAGAAACCGTTTCGGTATTAGAACCAGCAGAGCTTTATGAATTTGGTTTTAAATTAAACGACTATATCGTTAAACGTGACACTATCAGAAAAGGAGATAGCTTTGGCGAAATTCTCCAACGTCATGAGATTGATTATTCCAAAATTTTTCAAATCGCTCAACAAACCAAAGACACCTTTGATATTAGACGCTTGCAAGTAGGTAAACCGTATACTTTACTGTGCTCTAACGATTCCCTTCAACAACCAAAATGCTTTATATATCAACCGACTAAAGCAGATTATGTGGTCATAAATTTTCAAGATTCCATTCACGCCTATTCAAGTACAAAACCTATTAAATATATTGAAAAAGAAGTATCTGGTGTCATAGAGTCTAATATTTCTGAAGCATTAGCTAAACAAGGAAAAAGTGTGCTATTAGCCTATAAAATGAGTGATATTTATGCGTGGACCATCGACTTTTTTAGACTTCAAAAAAACGATAAATTCAAACTTATTTATACCGAAAAATATATTGACGATTCTATTTATGCAGGAATCGATAACATAAAAGCTGCTTATTTTGAGCATAATGGCGAGCCTTTTTATGCTTTTGAATTTGAAACAGATACTATAAAAGGATTAAAAGATTATTTTTCAGAAGACGCTAAAAACTTACGTCGTGCTTTTTTAAAAGCACCTGTAGAGTATAAAAGGATTTCCTCTAGATACAATTTAAACAGACGTATTGCACTTTACGGAAACAGAGTAAGACCACACAAAGGGACAGATTTTGCAGCCAATGTTGGTACACCAATTAGGGCAACTGCAAATGGTACAGTAGTCGAGTCTGCAAAACGAGGAGGTAACGGTAATTATGTTAAAATAAAACATAATTCTACTTACAGTACTCAGTATTTACATATGAGTAAGCGTAAAGCTAAAGTAGGAGATTTTGTAAAACAAGGAGACGTTATTGGTTATGTTGGTATGACAGGTAACACATCTGGACCACACGTGTGTTATCGTTTTTGGAAAAACGGAAAGCAAGTTGACCCATTTAAACAAAAACTACCTGAAGCAGAACCAATATCTGATAGCCTAAAAACAGAATATTTAAAGTTTATTAAACCGCTTAAAATCCAATTAGATGATATTGATTTTATACTTCCAATAGAAGAAAATCAGATTTTGGACATAGAGCTAGATCAAGACAACGAAATTACCTTCAATAACTAATGGCATTACCTTCAATTAACCCTACCACCACTAAAGCTTGGCAAAAATTACAACAGCATTTTGAAGTTGTAAAAGATTTAAAAATGAAGGACTTGTTTGCTCAAAATCCAAATAGAGCAAAACAAATGACCATCAAATGGGAAGATTTTTATGTGGATTATTCTAAAAATAGAATTACTCCTGAAACTCTAAAATTACTTTTAGAACTGGCTAATGAGACTAAGCTAAAAGAAGCAATTGACGCACAATATTCTGGAGAGGTAATCAATAAAACAGAAGGTAGAGAAGTATTACACACTGCATTACGTGCAAAAGCATCAGATACTATATTAGTAGATGGTAAAAACGTAATGCCAGAAGTAATAGCTGTTAAACAAAAAATAGAAATATTTTCTAACCAAATAATTTCTGGAGAATTAAAAGGATATACCAATAAAGCATTTACGGATGTTGTAAATATTGGTATAGGTGGCAGTGATTTGGGACCAGCAATGGTTGTAGATAGTTTACAGTATTATAAAAACCATTTAACCACTCATTTTGTTAGTAATGTCGATGGTGATCATGTTAACGAGGTTATTAAAAATCTAAATCCAGAGACCACACTATTTGTTATTGTTTCCAAAACATTTACGACTCAGGAAACGTTGTCAAATGCCAATACCATTAGAGATTGGTTTTTAAAACATGGTGGTAAACAAGATATTGCCAAGCACTTTGTGGCTGTGTCAACCAACATTGAAAAAGTCAAAGATTTTGGAATAGATCAAAATAATATTTTTCCAATGTGGAATTGGGTTGGTGGACGTTTTTCACTATGGAGTGCTGTTGGTTTAACTATAAGTTTATCTGTAGGTTATAATAATTTTAATGCTTTACTAGAAGGTGCAAACAAAATGGATACCCATTTTAAAACAGAAGCATTTGAAAATAATATTCCTGTTATTCTTGCTTTATTAAGTGTATGGTACAATAACTTTTTTAAAGCCGAAAGCGAAGCAATAATACCTTATACACAATACTTAACTCAGTTTGCAACGTATTTGCAACAAGGTATCATGGAAAGTAACGGAAAAAGTGTGGACCGTAACGGTAATCCTGTAAACTATCAAACAGGCACCATTATTTGGGGTGAACCAGGAACAAATTCGCAGCATGCATTTTTCCAGTTAATACACCAAGGAACAAAGCTGATTCCAGCAGATTTTATAGGTTTTACAAAAGCATTACATGGTAACAAGGATCATCATGACAAATTAATGTCTAACTTTTTTGCGCAAACAGAAGCCCTTTTAAATGGTAAATCAAAAGAAGACGTCGAAGCCGAATTTAAACTTCAAAACCTATCTGAAGATAAAATACTATCGTTACTTCCATTTAAAGTATTTGAAGGCAATAAACCAACCAATACAATCTTCATAAATAAATTAACTCCAGAGAGTTTAGGAAAACTAATAGCAATGTATGAGCATAAAATATTTGTTCAAGGAATCATCTGGAATATTTACAGTTACGACCAATTTGGTGTCGAATTAGGTAAGCAATTGGCAAATAAAATTCTAAAAGAATTTGAAAACGACACTTTTGTCAATCATGATGCATCTACTTCAAATTTATTAGAATACTACAAAAAATTAAGTTAAATATTGTTAAAAACTATGTTTATAGTTTTGGGTTTTAACTATTCAATACGCTAAAAACAATCTGTACCTTAGCGATGTGAAAAAATGTTAACCTTAAGTTAATGTTGCAACTATAAATAGTCTTATTTTTGCACAAAATTAGAAACTAACAAATCTTAATTTAATACAATGAAACACACAATTAAAATTATGTTTTTTGCAGTAGCAATAATGTTTTCTGCATTTACTATGGCACAAAGTACCATAACAGGTACCGTTATGGATGCCGACTTAAACTCTCCGCTACCTAGTGCTAGTGTAGTAGAAAAAGGGACTACTAATGGTACAACAACAGATTTTGACGGAAACTTTACCTTAACAACTCAGTCAAATTCTGGAGTAATCGAAATTTCTTATGTAGGTTACAACAAAATTTCAGTATCATTTAATGGTAACAAAAATTTAGGTAACGTTTCTCTTAATCCTGATAATGCTTTAGATGAAGTAGTTATAATAGGTTCTGGAGTTATTGACTTAGCTGCTGGTAGAGAAACTCCTGTCGCTGTTTCAACAATTAGAGGAAAAGATATCCAATTAAAGTCTGCTGGTAACGTAGAATTTGGAGAAGCTTTAAAAAACACTCCATCTATTTATGTATCAAATCAAGCAGGTGGATTTGGAGATAGTCAAATATTTTTAAGAGGTTTTGACCAAATTAACACAGCTTACTTATTAAATGGTCAACCAATTAATGGTATGGAAGATGGTAGAATGTATTGGTCAAACTGGTCAGGTATGTCAGATGTTGCTAATGCAGTACAAATTCAACGTGGATTAGGAGCTTCTAAATTAGCAATTTCTTCTGTTGGAGGTACAGTAAATATCGTATCAAAGACTACAGATAACCAAGAAGGTGGATTTGTAAGATTACTTGGTGGTAATGACAGTTACGGTAAAGCTACAGTGTCTTATAGCTCTGGATTAAAAGAAAGCGGATGGGCTTATACAGTTTTAGTAGACCATTGGCAAGCACATAGAAAATATTCTATTGGTACAGCTGGTCAAGGACAAAACTATTTATTCTCTGTTGGTTACAAACCAAACGATCAACATGCGTTTAATTTCTTGTTAACTGGTGCGCCACAATGGCACGATCAGAATTTTTCTAGTGATTTAGAAGAGTATGAGCAGTATGGAGAAAAATACAACCCTAATACTGGGTTTTTAAACGGTTCTCGTTATACTGAAAGACGTAATTATTA is a window of Olleya sp. YS DNA encoding:
- a CDS encoding tryptophan 2,3-dioxygenase family protein yields the protein MSVDQKLTNQLVDKYKALDQNVNTHLDGLLHSKPIDYWDYIQTDALLNLQVQRTTLPDEMVFLMYHQVNELLFKMILWEIDQVAHKENITAAYFETKIMRISRYFDVLTSSFTVMKDGMDVDQYNKFRNTLTPASGFQSAQYRKIEFASTELINLIDNRFRETIDRNTSFEHAFEHLYWQAAGKDYKTGKKSYTLTVFEAKYKDEFIRFAEFYNTHNLWTIFKGLPQDVKEDEDLIKAMRHYDYTVNITWVMAHYNTANHYLNIGGKTAEATGGSEWVKYMHPKYQRRIFFPDLWTEQELQDWGKNV
- a CDS encoding peptidoglycan DD-metalloendopeptidase family protein → MDRTRIARLGQKCLILVCLFLTINSCKKEEREPVETVSVLEPAELYEFGFKLNDYIVKRDTIRKGDSFGEILQRHEIDYSKIFQIAQQTKDTFDIRRLQVGKPYTLLCSNDSLQQPKCFIYQPTKADYVVINFQDSIHAYSSTKPIKYIEKEVSGVIESNISEALAKQGKSVLLAYKMSDIYAWTIDFFRLQKNDKFKLIYTEKYIDDSIYAGIDNIKAAYFEHNGEPFYAFEFETDTIKGLKDYFSEDAKNLRRAFLKAPVEYKRISSRYNLNRRIALYGNRVRPHKGTDFAANVGTPIRATANGTVVESAKRGGNGNYVKIKHNSTYSTQYLHMSKRKAKVGDFVKQGDVIGYVGMTGNTSGPHVCYRFWKNGKQVDPFKQKLPEAEPISDSLKTEYLKFIKPLKIQLDDIDFILPIEENQILDIELDQDNEITFNN
- a CDS encoding homogentisate 1,2-dioxygenase, with product MPFYHKLGKIPPKRHTQFRKPDGSLYAEQLFGTIGFDGMSTNSYHEHRPTQVKAIKKQYSVAPKIARANHIQSYRLKGFQVKPENDYLESRKTVLINSDCSIILAAPKQSTNDYFYKNTDADELIFIHKGKGKLRTHLGNLDFKYGDYLLVPRGIIYKIDFDTEDNRLFIVESKRPIYTPKRYRNWFGQLLEHSPFCERDLRQPQELETHNEKGDFLMKVKKQDDIFEMVYATHPFDVVGYDGYNYPYAFSIHDFEPITGRIHQPPPVHQTFETDAFVVCSFVPRLYDYHPDSIPAPYNHSNIDSDEVLYYVDGDFMSRNDVAAGHISLHPAGIPHGPHPGATERSIGKVKTDELAVMVDTFKPLMITEEALKIADEEYYKSWLE
- the pgi gene encoding glucose-6-phosphate isomerase, giving the protein MALPSINPTTTKAWQKLQQHFEVVKDLKMKDLFAQNPNRAKQMTIKWEDFYVDYSKNRITPETLKLLLELANETKLKEAIDAQYSGEVINKTEGREVLHTALRAKASDTILVDGKNVMPEVIAVKQKIEIFSNQIISGELKGYTNKAFTDVVNIGIGGSDLGPAMVVDSLQYYKNHLTTHFVSNVDGDHVNEVIKNLNPETTLFVIVSKTFTTQETLSNANTIRDWFLKHGGKQDIAKHFVAVSTNIEKVKDFGIDQNNIFPMWNWVGGRFSLWSAVGLTISLSVGYNNFNALLEGANKMDTHFKTEAFENNIPVILALLSVWYNNFFKAESEAIIPYTQYLTQFATYLQQGIMESNGKSVDRNGNPVNYQTGTIIWGEPGTNSQHAFFQLIHQGTKLIPADFIGFTKALHGNKDHHDKLMSNFFAQTEALLNGKSKEDVEAEFKLQNLSEDKILSLLPFKVFEGNKPTNTIFINKLTPESLGKLIAMYEHKIFVQGIIWNIYSYDQFGVELGKQLANKILKEFENDTFVNHDASTSNLLEYYKKLS
- a CDS encoding patatin-like phospholipase family protein, which translates into the protein MRQILITIILIFVFNTTVKAQDTIPKDPKIGLVLSGGGAKGFAHIGALKVIDSLGIRVDYVAGTSMGAIIGSLYASGYSGKQLDSIFEGVNFDDILNDNIPRYAKSTYEREISEKYAITLPFDNLKVKLPSALSKGQNTFNLLTQLLLHVCNEDDFSKLPIPFFCIGTDVETGQQVILDKGNLPQAVKASGAFPSLFQPVEIDGKLLIDGGVVNNYPIKELREKGVDIIIGVDVQDGLANRTDLSSAPQILFQINNFRTINDMKIKSKETDIYIKPDITKFNVVSFDDGRQIIDNGHIAAIEKIEVLKQLKLNQLKKPPIRRTMTSPDSLQINYIETNGIDKYTRSYILGKLDLRPYSKVAYQDLSKGANNVVATNNFDNFFYELKLEDNKGYRIITDVSETKKTTFLKLGLHYDGLYKSAMLANVTKKQFLLKNDVASLDLIVGDHVRYNFDYFIDKGIYWSIGLSSRYSEFDQAFVANAFLTPAQMASSGINKISTDVSDLTNQFYLQTLFRNDLVFTVGAEHKKLKIKTETILSSQNQNETVFENSNYLSLFGALKFDTYDSKYFPTEGIYFSAEGNYYLYSSDFSSTFSPFTILKADLGYAFKINDKLSLNLTSDGGFKINPKANRFLDFVLGGYGNNFINNFKPFYGYDFLSIAADSYIKGGINLDYQFFPKNHIMLSANYANVEDRLYDTGNWFSLPDYSGYAIGYSFQSFLGPIEAKYTFSPETKQSYWFFNLGYWF
- the hppD gene encoding 4-hydroxyphenylpyruvate dioxygenase, with the protein product MSKKIESVNYGLEKIFEGAQDFLPLLGTDYVEFYVGNAKQAAHFYKTAFGFQSHAYRGLETGSKDTVSYVLTQDKIKLMLTTPLNSKSKINEHIVKHGDGVKIVALWVEDAKQAYKETTSRGAKSYMEPTVEKDEHGEVVRAGIYTYGETVHMFVERKNYNGAFLPGFQKWESDYNPPTAGLKYIDHMVGNVGWNQMNVWVKWYEDVMGFENFLSFDDKQIHTEYSALMSKVMSNGNGRIKFPINEPAKGKKRSQIEEYLDFYEGAGVQHIAVATDDIIKTVSQLRANGVEFLSTPPEEYYRAVPGRLEEFSHELREDIEKLKSLGIMIDADEEGYLLQIFTKPVQDRPTLFFEIIQRMGARGFGAGNFKALFESIEREQAKRGTL
- a CDS encoding DUF3108 domain-containing protein: MKKQILLILSILTITFTVASNPEPAFKGGEWFKFKMSYSGFLKAGNATLQVNETTLNGKPVFHVVGKGWTTGMIKWFFKVEDRYESYFDKTTILPYKFIRNIDEGGHKKNIEIKFDQENRKALVYNKKHDTKKTVDTNANVQDMVSTFYYLRNKLDTNTLKVGDEIKLDMFFDEENYGFKLKFLGKENLDTNFGTVETLMFRPYVMAGRVFKEEESLTLWVSNDKNKIPLRIKADLAVGSLRADLEAFKGLKHSFKIIADN